CAATCGAAGTGGCCACTGCCGGATATTGGTGCGCATAGTTAGTGGTGCCATCGAGGGGGTCGATCGCCCAGAGGAACTCATCATCTAGTTTACCCACTTGACCCGATTCTTCTGCCAAGATGGAGTGATTGGGTAAATGCCGCTGGATAACTTCCAGTACAGCTTGCTCCGCTGCCCGGTCCGCTTCGGTTACCAAATCCCCTGGGCGACCTTTCTCACGGATATCTGAGAGGTTACCCCAATAATGTTGAAGTTGAGCGCCCGCCGCTTGGGCCGCGACCGTGGCAATATCTAAAAAAGTTTGCAGTTGCGCCGGTGAGCAGTTCGCAGAGGAAACAGCAGATTGCGACATAGGATTTAGTGCAGCCAATAATGGAGTCCCTTAAACAAGGCGAATTAGCAAATTCTGGGCCATCAGCCTCGGTGATACCGGGATTCATTTAAGCATTTTTCTCGGATAAACCCTAATCATCTTCTAGCGGTAGCGCCGCCCGCACTTTACCTTTACCAAAATGTCGCCCAAATTGGAGTTCGTAGACTTCGTCTTCATCCTGGGTTTCGACCACTAAATCCGACTGGGCATAGCTGACACAAAGCAGTGCGTAGCCCTGACGACGTAAATCCGGCGATAGCCCCATCGCTTCATCCTGATTCAAATGGCCCGATACCACCCGCACGGCACAGGCAGTACAAGCCCCATTCCGGCAGGAAAAGGGTAAATCCACACCTTGATTTTCGACACAATGCAGAATGTAGCGATCGTTCGGAACCTGAAGCTCATGCTGGGTACCCTGCTGGCGATTATGAATCCGAACGGTGTGGTGCTGGGTCATCTTGGGGATCTTAAAATCTTTTA
The nucleotide sequence above comes from Romeriopsis navalis LEGE 11480. Encoded proteins:
- a CDS encoding 2Fe-2S iron-sulfur cluster-binding protein translates to MTQHHTVRIHNRQQGTQHELQVPNDRYILHCVENQGVDLPFSCRNGACTACAVRVVSGHLNQDEAMGLSPDLRRQGYALLCVSYAQSDLVVETQDEDEVYELQFGRHFGKGKVRAALPLEDD